A single Sutterella megalosphaeroides DNA region contains:
- a CDS encoding DUF2156 domain-containing protein, which translates to MSSDTLDFQPLTPASRSLLETYLPAGGRGDCNLSIVSLLTRGIERGVAAAQAQGALWLRTVSISVEEPVYYLPIGTNLTAAHVEMLEGIAAKEGGTPLRLYGPVDDLLRAVKRAVPERRFRVVSSSGDWDYLYRRDRIETLEGRAMAKKRNLAKRYRTANPEAVFRPFVREDGTVDEETIARALEFLDVWYATETEGGALSASLEEERATIHRAFSPDIAPALFGGVLFSDGTPEARVDGFSYGARLTPRMAAVHIEKGRRDPGVYPALSSAFAASLPEAIRILNREEDINVPGLRRAKLQWAPLGDVQKGVLELLSL; encoded by the coding sequence ATGTCTTCCGACACGCTCGACTTTCAGCCGCTCACCCCCGCAAGCCGTTCGCTTCTTGAAACCTACCTGCCCGCGGGCGGCAGAGGCGACTGCAACCTTTCGATCGTGTCGCTTCTGACGCGCGGGATCGAGCGGGGTGTGGCCGCGGCGCAGGCGCAGGGCGCTCTGTGGCTTCGCACCGTGTCGATTTCGGTCGAGGAACCGGTCTACTACCTCCCGATCGGCACGAACCTCACGGCCGCGCACGTCGAGATGCTCGAAGGTATTGCGGCAAAGGAAGGCGGCACGCCTCTTCGCCTCTACGGGCCCGTCGACGATCTGCTGCGTGCCGTCAAGCGTGCGGTGCCCGAGCGGCGCTTCCGCGTCGTGTCGAGTTCGGGCGACTGGGACTACCTCTACCGGCGCGATCGCATCGAAACGCTCGAGGGGCGCGCGATGGCGAAAAAGCGCAATCTCGCGAAACGCTATCGCACCGCGAACCCCGAAGCGGTTTTCCGTCCCTTCGTGCGCGAAGACGGCACGGTCGACGAGGAAACGATCGCACGGGCCCTCGAATTTCTCGACGTCTGGTACGCAACCGAAACCGAGGGCGGGGCGCTTTCCGCGAGTCTCGAAGAAGAGCGCGCCACGATCCACCGCGCCTTTTCGCCCGACATCGCTCCGGCACTTTTCGGGGGCGTCCTCTTTTCCGACGGGACGCCCGAAGCGCGCGTCGACGGCTTTTCCTACGGCGCACGCTTGACGCCGCGGATGGCGGCCGTGCACATCGAAAAGGGCCGTCGCGACCCCGGCGTCTATCCCGCGCTCTCCTCGGCCTTTGCGGCGTCTCTCCCCGAAGCGATTCGCATCCTCAACCGAGAGGAGGACATCAACGTCCCGGGGCTGCGCCGCGCGAAATTGCAGTGGGCGCCGCTCGGCGACGTGCAAAAAGGGGTTCTCGAACTTCTCTCGCTCTGA
- a CDS encoding TetR/AcrR family transcriptional regulator, whose protein sequence is MRKGDRSRRDMLDAARRLILAGGLEAASHAAIAGELNLSKGAVLYHFPTKQALWNGLIDEYANHLADDVVRFSQPFRDAGFTFEDSILPALYIWFIYDRDRHPMWKEIGIVLMSLHHSDSSRLSPIGRFWYDAGERVLSSNLPRAEAYCTLMAFHGFFLSIMLGSVPMTPEKVTETMLAMVLELYGDRAEELRKLIESIDFDAIPPSPDSVRPKQLLKSKYLRR, encoded by the coding sequence ATGCGCAAAGGCGACCGGTCGCGCCGCGACATGCTCGACGCCGCCCGCCGTCTGATCCTTGCGGGCGGTCTCGAAGCCGCGTCGCACGCCGCGATCGCGGGCGAACTCAACCTCTCGAAGGGCGCGGTTCTCTACCACTTCCCGACGAAGCAGGCCCTCTGGAACGGCCTCATCGACGAGTACGCGAACCACCTCGCCGACGACGTCGTGCGCTTCTCGCAGCCCTTCCGCGATGCGGGCTTCACGTTCGAAGATTCGATCCTGCCGGCCCTTTACATCTGGTTCATCTACGACCGCGACCGCCACCCGATGTGGAAGGAAATCGGCATCGTGCTGATGAGCCTGCACCACAGCGACTCGAGCCGCTTGTCGCCCATCGGTCGCTTCTGGTACGACGCGGGCGAACGCGTCCTTTCCTCGAACCTCCCGCGCGCCGAAGCATACTGCACGCTCATGGCCTTCCACGGGTTCTTCCTCTCGATCATGCTCGGCAGCGTTCCGATGACGCCCGAAAAGGTAACGGAAACGATGCTCGCGATGGTGCTCGAGCTCTACGGCGACCGCGCCGAAGAACTCCGCAAGCTCATCGAATCGATCGACTTCGACGCGATTCCCCCCTCGCCCGATTCGGTCCGTCCGAAGCAGCTTCTGAAGTCGAAGTATCTGCGCCGCTAA
- a CDS encoding bile acid:sodium symporter family protein translates to MQVFATLSRLANKFFAVLVVIAGVIGFIFPETCKLIAPYISILLGVVMFGMGLTLSPDDFREVVRRPRDVALGVLGQFVIMPVSAYVLCLVLNLPPELAVGLMLLGCCPGGTASNVVTFLARGDVALSVTITSCTTLLAPLATPALMWFFASEWLAVDPTAMFLSIVQIILLPIAAGVLVHKALGSKLDNVVAALPLVSVTAIVLIAAAVVAGTQKQLLNAGLLVFTAVCLHNAMGLAFGYLLAKATGMGLAKRKCMAIEVGMQNSGLGVALATVHFAANPMAALPSAIGALWHNVTGPILASVFVNWREEGEAPSFFDRLDASARKPETEAA, encoded by the coding sequence TTGCAGGTTTTCGCTACGCTCAGCCGTTTGGCCAACAAATTCTTTGCCGTCCTCGTCGTCATTGCGGGCGTGATCGGCTTCATTTTCCCGGAAACCTGCAAACTCATTGCCCCCTACATTTCGATTCTGCTTGGCGTCGTGATGTTCGGGATGGGTCTTACGCTCTCACCTGACGACTTTCGTGAAGTCGTGCGCCGTCCGCGCGACGTCGCCCTGGGCGTTCTCGGGCAGTTCGTGATCATGCCCGTTTCGGCCTACGTCCTCTGCCTCGTTCTCAACCTTCCGCCCGAACTCGCGGTGGGTCTGATGTTGCTCGGCTGCTGCCCGGGCGGCACCGCCTCGAACGTGGTGACGTTCCTCGCCCGCGGCGACGTGGCGCTTTCCGTCACGATCACCTCGTGCACGACGCTTCTTGCGCCTCTTGCGACGCCCGCCCTCATGTGGTTCTTCGCGAGCGAATGGTTGGCCGTCGACCCGACCGCGATGTTCCTCTCGATCGTGCAGATCATCCTTCTTCCGATCGCTGCGGGCGTGCTCGTTCACAAGGCGCTCGGCTCGAAGCTTGACAACGTCGTCGCCGCTCTGCCGCTCGTTTCCGTGACCGCCATCGTCCTGATCGCCGCTGCGGTCGTGGCAGGTACGCAAAAGCAGCTCCTGAACGCCGGCCTCCTCGTCTTCACGGCGGTGTGCCTCCACAACGCCATGGGTCTTGCCTTCGGCTATCTCCTCGCGAAGGCCACGGGCATGGGCCTTGCGAAGCGCAAGTGCATGGCGATCGAAGTCGGCATGCAGAATTCGGGCCTGGGCGTGGCGCTTGCGACCGTGCACTTTGCTGCGAACCCGATGGCGGCGCTTCCGTCCGCGATCGGCGCCCTCTGGCACAACGTGACGGGTCCGATCCTCGCGTCGGTCTTTGTGAACTGGCGCGAAGAAGGCGAAGCGCCTTCCTTCTTCGACCGACTCGACGCCTCCGCTCGGAAGCCCGAAACGGAAGCAGCGTAA
- a CDS encoding flavocytochrome c, translated as MFQLKTLIAALGFALAGSAFAAGADLASFHSKMGGCAVCHDTNTVTAAAVPDDERDLNAKCNTCHGGYKALAEKSKNLPFNPHASHLGNINCTSCHKAHEEPKLACNDCHSFDMKMPFASKTDKSAKATDARKAGEGSWDERIDEKALAAALAAPARETVDVVVIGAGSTGYNAAISAKRAGANVLLLEKHAFSGGNSMLAAGGYNAVGTKQQAKKGVHDTVESFIADTMKGGRGKNDPELVRILAEESAAGIEWLESLGANMDDLKRSGGAAHDRTHRPADGSSVGPHIIDVLRAAAEKEGVPARVNSRVVKINLDADHKIESVIVHGKHSGYYKLAAKAVVLATGGFGMNNEMVSFYRPTFKGMTSSNNVTSTGDGLRMALDIGASATDIDWVQAHPTVGKESRILISETVRGVGAVMVNVKGERFVNELTTRDRASDAILAQPERSAWLVFDSQLYKKAKMVRGYDHLGMLRKADTVEGLAKAMGADPKTLEKTLADYNAYRAAGKDEAFGRADMPLSIDKAPFYAVAVAPGIHHTMGGVAISTESEVLDIQSRPIPGLYAAGEVTGGVHGFNRLGGNAVADTVVFGRRAGEHAAKYALSK; from the coding sequence ATGTTCCAACTGAAAACTTTGATTGCCGCGCTCGGCTTCGCCCTCGCGGGCTCGGCCTTTGCCGCGGGCGCCGACCTCGCCTCGTTCCATTCCAAGATGGGCGGCTGCGCCGTCTGTCACGACACGAATACCGTCACGGCCGCCGCCGTTCCCGACGACGAACGCGACTTGAACGCGAAGTGCAACACCTGCCACGGCGGCTACAAGGCGCTCGCCGAAAAGTCGAAGAACCTTCCCTTCAATCCGCACGCTTCGCACCTCGGCAACATCAACTGCACCTCCTGCCACAAGGCGCACGAAGAGCCGAAGCTCGCCTGCAACGACTGCCACTCCTTCGACATGAAGATGCCGTTCGCGTCGAAGACCGACAAGAGCGCGAAGGCGACCGACGCTCGCAAGGCGGGCGAAGGTTCCTGGGACGAACGTATCGACGAAAAGGCGCTCGCCGCCGCGCTTGCCGCTCCGGCACGCGAAACGGTCGACGTAGTCGTGATCGGTGCCGGGAGCACCGGCTACAACGCCGCGATCAGCGCGAAGCGCGCGGGCGCCAACGTGCTCCTTCTTGAAAAGCACGCCTTCTCGGGCGGCAACTCGATGCTCGCCGCGGGCGGCTACAACGCCGTCGGCACGAAGCAGCAGGCGAAAAAGGGCGTTCACGACACGGTCGAATCCTTCATCGCCGACACGATGAAGGGCGGCCGCGGCAAGAACGACCCCGAACTCGTTCGCATTCTCGCCGAAGAAAGCGCTGCCGGGATCGAATGGCTCGAGTCGCTCGGCGCCAACATGGACGACCTGAAGCGCTCGGGCGGCGCCGCCCACGACCGTACGCACCGTCCGGCGGACGGGAGTTCCGTGGGGCCGCACATCATCGACGTCCTTCGCGCCGCGGCCGAAAAGGAAGGCGTTCCCGCCCGCGTGAATTCCCGCGTCGTGAAGATCAACCTCGACGCCGACCACAAGATCGAAAGCGTCATCGTGCACGGCAAGCACTCGGGCTACTACAAGTTGGCCGCCAAGGCCGTCGTGCTCGCGACGGGCGGCTTCGGGATGAATAACGAGATGGTGAGCTTCTACCGCCCGACCTTTAAGGGCATGACGAGCTCGAACAACGTGACGAGCACGGGCGACGGCCTTCGCATGGCGCTCGATATCGGCGCCTCCGCGACCGACATCGACTGGGTGCAGGCGCACCCGACGGTCGGCAAGGAAAGCCGCATCCTCATTTCGGAAACCGTTCGCGGCGTGGGTGCCGTGATGGTGAACGTCAAGGGCGAACGCTTTGTCAACGAACTCACGACCCGCGACCGCGCTTCGGACGCGATCCTCGCGCAGCCCGAACGCTCCGCGTGGTTGGTCTTTGACAGCCAGCTCTACAAGAAGGCGAAGATGGTGCGCGGGTACGACCACCTCGGGATGCTTCGCAAGGCCGATACGGTCGAAGGGCTCGCGAAGGCGATGGGGGCCGATCCGAAAACCCTCGAAAAGACGCTCGCCGACTACAACGCCTACCGTGCCGCCGGCAAGGACGAAGCGTTCGGGCGCGCCGACATGCCGCTCTCGATCGACAAGGCTCCGTTCTACGCCGTCGCCGTCGCACCCGGCATTCACCACACGATGGGCGGCGTTGCCATCTCGACCGAAAGCGAAGTGCTCGACATCCAGAGCCGTCCGATTCCGGGCCTTTACGCTGCGGGTGAAGTGACGGGCGGCGTGCACGGCTTCAACCGCTTGGGCGGCAACGCCGTCGCCGACACCGTGGTGTTCGGCCGCCGCGCGGGCGAACACGCTGCGAAGTACGCCCTCAGTAAGTAA
- a CDS encoding lipocalin family protein translates to MSRTEHSSNRKRSPFVRNAFFLLAAAVFTSPLLAGCAFNHEADPETAAATAAQSSVKATAENRAVLEKLAGTWLAPIPGQPGNDWGYVFESTGAARTVNAATLQVKRWSLDAAGKRLTMEGESIGNGMTTPFIRIYEVEAVDDTTLVLLNGTLRETFRRAPDAAAATEPADEPAATAPGAKSETESRTTLDTLDMLEKP, encoded by the coding sequence ATGTCCCGTACCGAACACTCTTCGAACCGCAAGCGTTCGCCCTTTGTGCGCAACGCCTTCTTCCTTCTCGCCGCGGCGGTCTTCACGTCTCCGCTTCTTGCGGGTTGCGCCTTCAACCACGAGGCGGATCCGGAAACGGCGGCAGCGACTGCCGCGCAGTCGTCCGTCAAAGCCACGGCCGAAAACCGCGCCGTACTCGAAAAGCTCGCGGGTACGTGGCTTGCGCCTATCCCAGGCCAGCCCGGAAACGACTGGGGGTACGTGTTCGAATCGACCGGGGCGGCGCGCACGGTGAACGCCGCAACGCTCCAAGTGAAGCGCTGGTCGCTCGATGCCGCGGGGAAGCGCCTGACGATGGAAGGGGAGAGCATCGGAAACGGCATGACGACCCCCTTCATCCGCATCTATGAAGTGGAGGCGGTCGACGACACAACGCTCGTCCTTTTGAACGGGACGTTGAGGGAAACCTTCCGCCGCGCGCCCGATGCGGCTGCGGCAACTGAACCTGCGGACGAACCCGCGGCGACTGCGCCCGGGGCGAAGAGCGAGACCGAATCCCGGACGACGCTCGATACGCTTGACATGCTCGAAAAGCCCTGA
- a CDS encoding AAA family ATPase yields the protein MDTRRNPFTPRRGAEPPVLAGRDEALASALTACGRLLQGRSGRPVLLIGDRGMGKTALLRAIAREASMYGFVVSSIDCPKDESERDLAALLAPKIRAAATWLLLSDGFGSAEADEFLSALCRFEATYGVGEGDSFDRFEPDEDPFDVVITGSLEVDLPELFEALGYAFHAAGRGWFIALDDLQLLNAEDLAALLAAVHRVGQLELPVMFVATGLPQILRMTGDAKSYAERLFRFCKLGPLDLEAVRRAIVEPLEAFTVSGTTVTEEALELLARETRGYPFFLQMWASAAWKAWCERTAGGGPEAVREANTLTAADFEATRAEALRTLDRDFYAEALDGATAAEMALLEVMAEKTAESGSETCSAADVATLLGKTEGELSRQVTRMTKKGLIYRRVPGVLAFSAPLAGASILWQKTGR from the coding sequence ATGGACACCCGTCGAAATCCTTTCACGCCCCGCCGTGGAGCGGAGCCTCCCGTACTCGCAGGCCGCGACGAAGCGCTTGCGTCCGCGCTCACGGCCTGCGGCAGGCTCCTCCAAGGCCGCTCGGGTCGCCCCGTGCTTCTCATCGGTGATCGCGGCATGGGGAAAACCGCGCTTTTGCGGGCGATTGCACGAGAAGCGTCGATGTACGGGTTTGTCGTATCGAGCATCGATTGCCCGAAGGACGAGAGCGAAAGGGACCTCGCGGCTCTGCTCGCTCCGAAGATTCGGGCGGCGGCGACGTGGCTTCTACTTTCCGATGGTTTCGGAAGCGCCGAGGCCGACGAATTCCTTTCTGCTCTGTGTCGGTTCGAGGCGACGTACGGGGTCGGGGAGGGCGACAGCTTCGACCGGTTCGAACCCGACGAAGATCCTTTCGATGTAGTCATAACAGGCAGCCTCGAAGTCGATCTCCCGGAGCTGTTCGAAGCGCTCGGGTATGCGTTTCATGCAGCGGGCCGCGGTTGGTTTATTGCACTCGACGATCTTCAGCTGTTGAATGCAGAAGACCTCGCCGCGCTTCTGGCCGCCGTTCATAGGGTCGGGCAGCTCGAATTGCCTGTTATGTTCGTTGCTACGGGCCTCCCGCAGATTTTGCGGATGACGGGCGACGCGAAATCCTATGCCGAACGACTCTTTCGCTTTTGCAAGCTCGGGCCTTTGGACCTTGAAGCCGTGCGCCGCGCGATCGTCGAGCCTCTTGAAGCGTTTACGGTTTCGGGCACGACCGTGACGGAGGAGGCTCTCGAGCTCTTGGCTCGCGAAACACGGGGGTATCCGTTCTTTCTTCAGATGTGGGCTTCTGCGGCTTGGAAGGCTTGGTGCGAGCGGACGGCCGGCGGCGGACCGGAAGCGGTACGGGAAGCAAATACCCTCACGGCAGCGGACTTCGAGGCGACGCGTGCCGAGGCTCTTCGCACCTTGGATCGGGACTTCTACGCGGAGGCGCTCGACGGGGCGACGGCTGCGGAAATGGCGCTGCTTGAAGTGATGGCGGAAAAGACGGCCGAGAGCGGCTCCGAAACGTGCTCCGCGGCCGATGTGGCGACGCTTCTTGGAAAAACAGAGGGCGAGCTTTCACGCCAAGTGACACGCATGACGAAGAAAGGACTTATTTACAGACGCGTGCCCGGAGTTCTCGCGTTTTCGGCCCCGCTTGCGGGCGCTTCGATCCTGTGGCAGAAGACGGGTCGATGA
- a CDS encoding CatA-like O-acetyltransferase: MTASPSAFSNAAARLEPVDLDRLPRADHFRAFTQAVPCTFAMTVPLDVTGAVARHRSKGVPLYVLLMHAVLGVMNAPDLPEFRFDWCTGQRSPDGKSESKDDIPGVWSRVGANFTHMNPETQTFMSLWLPWVEDETDFVALYRETIERFGRSPRMVPQGSIPPNNVPISMIPWTAYTGFQVNFPNFRYLRPVVTMGKFGPSAADPARLTLPFTLQLHHATADGWHASEAHRRIELATR; the protein is encoded by the coding sequence ATGACTGCCTCCCCATCCGCTTTCTCCAACGCAGCCGCTCGTCTGGAGCCCGTTGACCTCGATCGCCTTCCCCGCGCCGACCATTTCCGCGCCTTTACCCAGGCCGTCCCCTGCACCTTCGCGATGACCGTGCCGCTCGACGTGACGGGCGCCGTGGCGCGACACCGCTCCAAAGGCGTGCCCCTCTATGTGCTTCTCATGCACGCCGTTCTCGGCGTCATGAACGCTCCCGACCTTCCCGAATTCCGATTCGATTGGTGCACCGGTCAACGCTCGCCCGACGGCAAGAGCGAGAGCAAGGATGACATACCGGGCGTCTGGTCTCGGGTCGGCGCGAATTTCACGCACATGAATCCCGAAACCCAAACCTTCATGTCCCTTTGGCTTCCCTGGGTCGAGGACGAGACCGATTTCGTCGCCCTATACCGCGAGACGATCGAGCGGTTCGGCCGGTCGCCGCGCATGGTCCCCCAAGGATCGATTCCGCCCAACAACGTGCCGATTTCGATGATCCCCTGGACGGCCTACACGGGCTTTCAGGTGAATTTCCCCAATTTCCGGTACCTGCGTCCCGTCGTCACGATGGGAAAGTTCGGACCGTCCGCCGCGGACCCCGCACGGCTGACGCTTCCCTTCACGCTTCAGCTTCACCATGCAACCGCCGACGGGTGGCACGCCTCGGAAGCCCACCGGCGCATCGAGCTCGCAACGCGTTGA
- a CDS encoding L-cysteine desulfidase family protein translates to MSTSTHDETHVTDGALSDFERACASYNRALAAELLPAMGCTEPIALAYAAAIAGARLGGLPDTVDAEVSRNIVKNVKSVVVPNTDGLRGIEAAVTAGFAVSRPEAGLQVLSVVSDEEKAIVHERMNAPDRWPVRVHATEEPDVFFIKVTGTRDGKTVSVTIRTCHTNVTRIEENGVTVFEEGDAHAEETSGEHWSIAALIAAARTMPLDAARPLLERQIAMNMAIAEEGLKGGWGARVGAVLLKRNPDDPAVKARAWAAAASDARMNGCELPVVIVSGSGNQGITASVPVVIFAESLKSDEEARLRAVLLSDLVTIALKQGIGKLSAYCGAVSAGCGSGAGIALLKGYDDRAIESVITNALAITSGLICDGAKSSCAAKIAMSVEGALVALDMVKNEQVFREGDGIVQHSVDETAEAVGRIASRGMVSTDREIIRVMLGEK, encoded by the coding sequence ATGTCGACCTCCACCCACGACGAGACCCACGTCACCGACGGGGCTCTTTCGGATTTCGAGCGCGCCTGCGCCTCCTACAACCGGGCGCTCGCCGCGGAACTCCTTCCCGCCATGGGGTGCACCGAACCCATCGCGCTCGCGTACGCCGCCGCGATTGCGGGCGCGCGTCTCGGGGGTTTGCCCGATACGGTCGACGCGGAGGTTTCGCGCAACATCGTGAAGAACGTGAAGAGCGTCGTCGTACCCAACACGGATGGGCTCCGCGGCATCGAAGCGGCCGTGACGGCGGGCTTTGCCGTCTCGCGCCCCGAAGCAGGGCTTCAGGTGCTCTCCGTCGTTTCGGACGAGGAAAAGGCGATCGTGCACGAACGCATGAACGCGCCCGACCGGTGGCCCGTTCGCGTTCACGCGACCGAAGAACCCGACGTCTTTTTCATCAAGGTAACGGGGACGCGCGACGGGAAAACCGTTTCGGTCACGATCCGCACCTGTCACACGAACGTCACCCGCATCGAAGAAAACGGCGTGACGGTCTTCGAAGAAGGGGACGCCCATGCGGAAGAGACTTCGGGCGAACACTGGAGCATTGCGGCGTTGATCGCCGCGGCGCGCACGATGCCCTTGGATGCGGCGCGCCCCTTGCTCGAGCGTCAGATCGCGATGAACATGGCGATCGCCGAAGAAGGTCTCAAAGGCGGCTGGGGCGCCCGGGTGGGTGCGGTTCTTTTGAAGCGCAATCCCGACGACCCCGCCGTCAAGGCCCGCGCCTGGGCGGCTGCGGCCTCGGATGCCCGCATGAACGGGTGCGAACTTCCCGTCGTCATCGTCTCGGGAAGCGGCAACCAGGGGATCACCGCGAGCGTTCCCGTCGTCATTTTTGCCGAGAGCCTCAAGTCGGACGAGGAGGCGCGCCTTCGTGCGGTGCTCCTTTCGGACCTCGTCACGATCGCCCTGAAGCAGGGGATCGGGAAGCTTTCCGCCTACTGCGGCGCCGTGAGCGCGGGCTGCGGGAGCGGCGCGGGGATCGCCCTTTTGAAGGGCTACGACGACCGTGCGATCGAGAGCGTCATCACGAATGCGCTCGCGATCACCTCGGGTCTCATCTGCGACGGCGCCAAGTCCTCGTGCGCCGCGAAGATCGCCATGAGCGTCGAAGGGGCGCTCGTCGCACTCGACATGGTGAAAAACGAACAGGTCTTCCGCGAAGGGGACGGGATCGTGCAACACTCCGTCGACGAGACGGCCGAAGCGGTCGGGCGCATCGCAAGCCGCGGCATGGTCTCGACCGACCGCGAAATCATTCGCGTGATGTTGGGCGAAAAGTGA
- a CDS encoding LysR family transcriptional regulator, whose amino-acid sequence MHYDLTDLRMFLALARTLNMAAAAVESGRSTAALSQRLKKFEAEVGTPLFVREARGLALTSAGHALKPLAEDVLATSARMESALAAFQPGSRPVLRIASNTSGIQNHLLPAVGAFLREHSVRLVFLERQSRAAVEAVLAGEANLAFSVERAAREFEPEAHVVPFTVDRHVLVADPDHPLAREESVRLRDIIDFPYVGLPETAPMGRAMRERTRALGLRYEPVVEVPSFSLMLRLVLDGAGIAVVPRSALRPFGGLEKLAVVRIEEPWALRPLVFAYAAARPPVGAARDFLDFLGRGGRIG is encoded by the coding sequence ATGCATTACGACCTCACCGACCTACGCATGTTTCTCGCGCTCGCGCGCACGCTCAACATGGCTGCCGCCGCCGTCGAATCGGGCCGCTCGACCGCGGCCCTGAGCCAGCGACTCAAGAAGTTCGAAGCCGAAGTCGGCACCCCGCTTTTCGTTCGCGAAGCGCGGGGCCTCGCGTTGACGAGCGCCGGCCACGCCTTGAAGCCGCTTGCCGAAGACGTGCTCGCAACGAGCGCCCGAATGGAGTCGGCGCTCGCCGCCTTTCAACCGGGGAGCCGCCCGGTTCTGCGAATCGCCTCCAATACGTCCGGCATTCAAAACCACCTGCTTCCCGCCGTAGGCGCTTTTTTGCGCGAACACTCGGTGCGGCTCGTTTTTCTCGAGCGGCAAAGCCGCGCCGCCGTGGAAGCGGTGTTGGCGGGCGAGGCGAATCTCGCCTTTTCCGTCGAGCGCGCGGCCCGCGAATTCGAGCCCGAAGCGCACGTCGTGCCGTTCACGGTGGACCGCCACGTGCTCGTCGCCGACCCCGACCATCCGCTCGCGCGGGAAGAGTCCGTACGGCTTCGAGACATTATCGATTTCCCCTATGTCGGCCTCCCCGAAACCGCCCCGATGGGACGCGCGATGCGGGAGCGCACCCGCGCGCTCGGTCTTCGGTACGAACCCGTCGTCGAGGTGCCCTCCTTTTCCCTCATGCTTCGGCTCGTTCTCGACGGCGCGGGGATTGCGGTCGTTCCGCGGTCGGCGCTTCGCCCCTTCGGCGGGCTTGAAAAGCTCGCCGTCGTACGCATCGAAGAACCCTGGGCCCTGCGCCCGCTCGTTTTTGCCTACGCCGCAGCGCGTCCGCCCGTGGGGGCCGCGCGGGATTTTCTGGATTTTCTCGGGCGGGGCGGTCGCATCGGGTGA